Proteins encoded by one window of Eremothecium cymbalariae DBVPG#7215 chromosome 1, complete sequence:
- a CDS encoding uncharacterized protein (similar to Ashbya gossypii AEL312C), giving the protein MKSFFFVSVSVAISQAAVIKREGTCSFPNSNGMVAVQTKGKNGGWAMSSDQECTYGSYCPYACPPGQLMGQWDQSSTSYTYPGSMNGGLYCDENGNLQKPNKNQAYCYEGKGTLSAFNKAGSQVAFCQTVLPGNEEMLIPTVVGGGSTQPLAVPGPDYWAGTAAHYYINPPGVSAQEGCIWGSESNARGNWAPYVAGVNQDSNGNTFVQISWNPIFLGSSLSGNKPNYGVKITCDNEEDCVGAPCSIDPSKSGANEVQGASSTGAGNANFCVVTAKNGAKAKIEVFSVGSGSNSKRDVEHHVHKYANQTSESTTTLSN; this is encoded by the coding sequence ATGAAGTCATTCTTTTTCGtttctgtttctgttgCTATCAGCCAAGCCGCTGTGATTAAGAGAGAAGGTACTTGTTCTTTCCCAAACTCCAACGGTATGGTTGCAGTCCAGACTAAAGGCAAGAACGGTGGCTGGGCCATGAGTTCCGATCAGGAGTGTACCTATGGGTCTTACTGTCCCTATGCCTGTCCTCCAGGCCAGTTGATGGGCCAGTGGGACCAGTCATCTACATCATACACTTACCCCGGTTCTATGAACGGTGGTTTGTACTGTGATGAAAACGGTAACCTACAAAagccaaacaaaaatcaagCATACTGCTACGAAGGTAAGGGTACCCTTTCTGCATTTAATAAGGCCGGTAGTCAGGTTGCCTTCTGTCAAACTGTCCTACCTGGTAACGAAGAAATGTTGATCCCAActgttgttggtggtggttcTACACAACCTTTGGCTGTCCCAGGTCCAGACTACTGGGCTGGAACTGCCGCTCACTACTACATCAACCCACCAGGTGTTAGTGCTCAAGAAGGTTGTATCTGGGGGTCTGAAAGCAACGCCAGAGGTAACTGGGCCCCATATGTTGCCGGTGTTAACCAGGACTCTAATGGTAACACATTTGTTCAAATTAGCTGGAATCCTATCTTCTTAGGATCTTCTTTGAGCGGTAACAAACCAAACTATGGTGTCAAAATAACTTGTGACAACGAAGAAGATTGTGTTGGTGCTCCATGCTCGATCGACCCTAGTAAAAGTGGTGCTAACGAAGTTCAAGGTGCTTCTAGCACTGGTGCAGGCAATGCTAACTTCTGTGTCGTTACTGCTAAGAATGGCGCCAAGGCTAAAATCGAAGTCTTTTCTGTCGGTAGTGGATCTAACAGCAAGAGAGATGTTGAGCACCATGTCCACAAATATGCCAACCAAACCTCAGAATCTACTACTACTTTGAGCAACTGa
- the SPT8 gene encoding SAGA complex subunit SPT8 (similar to Ashbya gossypii AFR153W), with the protein MDEVDDILNQNQVVEEEEDEDDLTEEIAGVAEPTNANDEDGQDEDEEQDQNMEEEDEEEGDDDDDDDEDDDEIEDDDEDIDEDDDEDDEDEDGVNDGDMDGNTRNGTTSTNTTPDSESKRTSGYDKIHMYYTELARNARIASVYSITPSAAIPIQTQVHSITMSKGLKYLFLGGQDGYIRKFDFLNTIEGKLSLTILQKHSLVESISNAGILTSYWENEIPQLRKDMKLTKNGKEYEPKVSPVHALEVQSECLFVLAGQENGGITLQGVRYMEGQIGYYFKKHKSTVSLLMLNDSEDKFLSGSWDKQLLEWDLETGECVTEFKGASSQLSTLAYRPLFSTVEISSCRSDQINNSSDVKSDNGKEDDDMDSLFGDEDDDPLADKPKDKELTVDQSQQTDTAAPTPTQMLDSLDIIDKTTLRTKYNENVLLTSCIDGAIQVWDRRISTSPQITFPRHKLTPPWCMSACWSNDGDKVYAGRRSAIVEEYDLRKISQVSKTLRLPKISGPVSSVKALPNGRHILCASQDNIRLYDVNSSTSTPFLIVPGHHGGTISHLYVDPSCRFLISTSGNRGWQGNCTDITLIYHIDLE; encoded by the coding sequence ATGGACGAAGTAGACGAcatattaaatcaaaacCAGGTTgtagaagaggaagaggatgaggatgatcTGACTGAAGAAATTGCAGGTGTTGCTGAACCTACAAACGCTAATGACGAGGATGGTCAggacgaagatgaagagcaGGATCAAAACATGGAAGAAGaggacgaagaagaaggagatgatgacgatgacgatgatgaggatgacgatgaaATAgaggatgacgatgaagacatcgatgaggatgacgatgaggatGACGAGGATGAGGATGGGGTCAATGATGGCGATATGGATGGGAACACACGGAATGGGACCACAAGTACCAATACTACACCAGATAGCGAGTCAAAAAGGACTTCTGGTTATGACAAGATCCACATGTACTATACAGAATTGGCAAGAAACGCAAGAATTGCATCAGTGTACTCCATTACACCGTCCGCGGCCATTCCGATTCAGACGCAAGTTCATTCTATTACAATGTCAAAAGGTCTAAAGTATCTGTTTCTTGGAGGGCAGGATGGATACATCAGAAAATTCGATTTTCTGAATACAATTGAAGGGAAGCTCTCTTTGACGATTTTACAGAAGCATTCACTTGTAGAGTCAATTTCTAATGCAGGTATTTTGACGTCATACTGGGAGAATGAGATTCCTCAATTACGAAAAGATATGAAACTCACAAAAAATGGTAAGGAGTATGAACCAAAGGTATCTCCGGTGCATGCTTTGGAAGTCCAGTCAGAATGCTTGTTTGTTTTGGCAGGGCAAGAAAATGGTGGAATCACATTACAAGGTGTTCGATATATGGAAGGCCAAATaggatattattttaagaAACACAAGAGTACCGTAAGTTTGCTGATGTTGAACGACAGTGAGGATAAATTCTTAAGTGGCTCCTGGGATAAACAGTTATTGGAATGGGACTTAGAAACGGGAGAGTGTGTGACTGAATTTAAAGGCGCTTCATCACAATTATCCACTTTGGCATATAGGCCATTGTTCTCCACAGTGGAAATTTCGTCTTGCCGATCTGACCAGATTAACAACTCCAGCGACGTTAAGTCGGATAATGgtaaagaagatgatgatatggATTCTCTTTTTGGCGACGAAGACGACGATCCGCTCGCTGACAAACCCAAGGATAAAGAATTAACCGTCGACCAATCTCAACAAACAGACACCGCTGCCCCAACTCCAACTCAAATGCTCGATTCTCTGGACATCATTGATAAAACTACCCTCAGGacaaaatataatgaaaacGTGTTACTTACATCTTGTATTGATGGCGCAATCCAAGTGTGGGATCGCAGAATTTCTACTTCTCCACAAATAACTTTCCCCAGGCATAAACTAACCCCGCCATGGTGTATGTCTGCATGCTGGTCAAACGATGGTGATAAAGTGTATGCAGGTAGACGGAGTGCAATTGTCGAGGAATATGATCTACGTAAAATCTCCCAAGTAAGCAAAACTTTAAGGTTACCCAAAATTTCGGGTCCAGTATCCTCTGTTAAAGCGTTGCCCAATGGTAGACACATATTATGTGCGTCACAAGATAACATAAGACTGTATGATGTTAATTCTAGCACATCCACGCCATTTTTAATCGTACCCGGTCACCATGGTGGCACAATTTCACACCTGTATGTCGATCCCAGTTGTAGATTTTTGATAAGTACCAGCGGGAATAGGGGATGGCAAGGAAATTGCACAGACATTACCTTAATTTACCATATTGATCTAGAATAA
- the GYP8 gene encoding GTPase-activating protein GYP8 (similar to Ashbya gossypii AFR154C), whose product MSDNLFSSCDNISITDSLFDDKSLTFFTQDEQLGLKVQMIKSCISQKCGFLSRCMHLGVSRNGFVNHSLRRQFWCHILRRRVELDGTLDDMFSSVGVSSFEDDYGEGAQHPDEAQVVLDVKRSFGFITDEVQKSKLRSILQATIIRFLRKYPELRYYQGYHDVVSVFVMVFQVTLDAEPCFSLLSNLDDHLTTSVSSSVSDTTVLPEDNDLQFNPTDAMFAAVEVFSLLYLRDFMMTSLDFTIDHLKIIPHLIQTMDPLLYEQLQWNKVDPFFALSSILTIFSHELKPDYNELSPLYEIFDMVITSGSMLVPLVIYTQLIIEHKEQLLESCETQADLFDNITDLLHGVIQQVLRLPHTTEQWHRVLERSRDFLDSHIFVSSSDELNSYFWINPYSVLKTVPANDDQYTLEEIQNIVQQEIKANEQRRAVTVSTSTYAKTPTNVWWPYELFAKSGPVWKWPIYIGILALLLKAYTQNQPSLTPIALWHAVTSAASMTANQAMSMSTSFRFTGVGAPTLFLDPVKSLFQTHIS is encoded by the coding sequence ATGTCAGATAACTTATTCTCCAGTTGTGATAACATATCGATAACGGACTCGCTCTTTGATGATAAATCGTTGACGTTTTTTACTCAAGATGAACAGTTGGGTCTTAAGGTGCAGATGATAAAATCATGTATTTCGCAAAAATGCGGGTTTCTTTCTAGATGTATGCACTTGGGGGTTTCTCGGAATGGGTTTGTTAACCATAGTTTGCGGAGGCAGTTTTGGTGCCATATTCTTAGAAGAAGGGTGGAATTGGATGGGACGCTTGATGATATGTTTTCTAGTGTGGGGGTGTCGAGTTTTGAGGATGATTATGGAGAAGGGGCACAGCACCCTGATGAGGCCCAGGTTGTTTTGGATGTGAAGCGGTCTTTTGGGTTTATTACCGATGAGGTGCAGAAGAGCAAGCTCCGGTCTATTTTGCAGGCTACTATTATTCGGTTTCTAAGGAAGTATCCAGAACTGAGGTATTACCAAGGTTACCATGATGTTGTCAGTGTTTTTGTGATGGTGTTCCAAGTGACGCTTGATGCCGAGCCTTGTTTTTCGCTTCTTTCTAATCTAGATGATCACTTGACTACGAGTGTGAGTAGCAGCGTGAGTGACACTACGGTTTTGCCTGAGGATAACGATCTACAGTTCAATCCCACGGATGCGATGTTTGCCGCTGTGGAGGTGTTTAGTTTGTTGTATTTGCGTGATTTTATGATGACTTCGCTAGATTTCACCATTGACCACTTGAAGATCATCCCCCATTTGATCCAAACTATGGATCCACTGCTCTACGAACAGTTGCAGTGGAATAAGGTGGACCCCTTTTTTGCGTTGTCCTCTATCCTCACCATATTCAGTCATGAGCTCAAACCGGATTACAATGAGCTCTCCCCATTATACGAGATTTTTGACATGGTAATCACCTCAGGGAGTATGCTAGTGCCGTTGGTAATATACACACAACTAATAATCGAACATAAAGAGCAACTACTGGAAAGTTGTGAAACCCAGGCAGATCTTTTTGATAACATAACGGACTTGCTACATGGTGTTATCCAACAGGTATTGCGGCTGCCACACACCACCGAACAATGGCATAGAGTCTTGGAAAGAAGTCGGGACTTTCTCGACTCTCATATCTTTGTGTCATCATCCGATGAACTCAACAGCtatttttggataaatCCTTACAGCGTCTTGAAAACCGTGCCTGCAAATGATGACCAATATACGTTAGAGGAAATACAAAACATAGTTCAACAAGAGATAAAGGCGAACGAGCAGAGGAGAGCTGTTACTGTCTCAACCTCCACATATGCCAAAACCCCCACTAATGTCTGGTGGCCCTATGAACTATTTGCTAAATCTGGGCCAGTCTGGAAATGGCCAATTTACATTGGAATCCTCGcattattgttgaaagCTTATACACAAAACCAACCATCCCTAACACCTATTGCACTTTGGCATGCTGTCACTTCAGCTGCATCAATGACGGCTAACCAAGCTATGTCCATGTCCACCTCATTCAGATTCACGGGCGTGGGTGCACCAACATTGTTTTTGGACCCTGTAAAATCACTATTTCAAACACACATCTCTTAA
- a CDS encoding uncharacterized protein (similar to Saccharomyces cerevisiae YCR021C HSP30), with translation MEDKGLSAVIRDGEPSVNIPSWFDSRLREGGTGWLWAVFAVFGTFSVVYTGLLVKASVNGSSSLRHKYTGPLLVALEFTFAYFTYASNLGWTGIAVPANGSAEVWTPETGTNWRQVFYSKYIAWFLGFPIVHYLFEFNGVVAAASTASWSFGDLIHSFSLIVLGTEFFIVGLLAGSFVPTVYKWGYWAFSALAVLTSGGIAVNHHAKVLRTSALLHPPLYATHISSALYLVCWGLAEGTNILTPNQESIFYGILDMVVFGIIPAALTILSRINEGNLPSWSLFKRKMFDLEKGGGARSGETIESDHEPVE, from the coding sequence ATGGAGGACAAAGGATTGAGCGCGGTGATTCGTGATGGGGAACCATCGGTTAATATCCCCAGCTGGTTCGACTCTCGATTAAGGGAGGGGGGGACCGGTTGGTTGTGGGCAGTTTTTGCGGTTTTTGGTACATTTTCTGTTGTTTATACGGGGTTGCTGGTCAAGGCTTCAGTGAATGGGTCGAGCAGTCTGCGTCATAAGTATACGGGGCCCTTGTTGGTTGCGTTAGAGTTTACGTTTGCGTATTTTACATATGCGTCGAATCTAGGGTGGACGGGGATTGCTGTTCCGGCCAATGGGTCGGCCGAGGTTTGGACGCCCGAGACGGGGACGAACTGGAGACAGGTTTTTTATTCCAAGTATATTGCTTGGTTTTTGGGATTTCCTATTGTGCATTATCTGTTTGAGTTCAATGGGGTTGTCGCGGCGGCGTCTACTGCTTCGTGGTCGTTTGGGGATTTGATACATTCGTTTTCTCTGATTGTTTTGGGAACAGAGTTTTTCATTGTTGGGTTGCTGGCAGGGTCTTTTGTTCCTACGGTGTACAAATGGGGGTATTGGGCTTTCTCTGCACTGGCAGTGTTAACATCGGGTGGGATTGCTGTCAATCACCATGCCAAGGTGTTGCGGACCAGCGCGCTTTTACATCCTCCATTGTATGCGACGCATATCTCGTCGGCATTGTACTTAGTGTGCTGGGGTCTCGCGGAGGGCACGAACATTCTTACTCCTAACCAAGAGTCTATATTCTACGGCATCTTGGATATGGTGGTGTTTGGGATAATTCCTGCAGCTTTGACAATTCTTTCTCGTATCAACGAGGGCAACTTGCCTTCCTGGTCTTTGTTTAAGAGGAAGATGTTTGATTTAGAGAAGGGTGGTGGGGCAAGGTCCGGTGAGACCATTGAAAGTGACCATGAGCCGGTCGAATAA
- the COA6 gene encoding Coa6p (similar to Ashbya gossypii AEL313C): MGWFTNRKPIDDQTKPLSKASRKQCWDSRDSFFACLDKIGVENALDPENAAQIQTHCAKQESTFNNDCATSWIKYFKEKRVVDIKRERMIAKLESEGAQRVDLGYVGSAATPPSHRK, translated from the coding sequence ATGGGCTGGTTCACTAACAGAAAACCAATAGACGACCAGACGAAGCCTCTCAGCAAGGCCTCTCGCAAGCAGTGCTGGGACAGCCGAGACAGCTTCTTCGCCTGTCTGGACAAGATCGGCGTGGAAAACGCTCTAGACCCGGAAAACGCTGCCCAAATCCAAACACACTGTGCCAAACAGGAGTCAACTTTCAACAACGACTGTGCTACGAGCTGGATCAAGTACTTCAAAGAGAAACGCGTTGTCGACATTAAAAGAGAACGAATGATCGCCAAGCTAGAAAGCGAGGGAGCACAGCGGGTCGACTTGGGGTACGTGGGGTCTGCTGCCACGCCACCATCTCATCGCAAGTGA